One Ictalurus furcatus strain D&B chromosome 25, Billie_1.0, whole genome shotgun sequence DNA window includes the following coding sequences:
- the chst14 gene encoding carbohydrate sulfotransferase 14 yields MPAWNPECGARGASGSSGSSVLRFSPAVSSRSTHRRRHRSALLPSVLTFAVIVASGGLLLLIEKGLLNGMHTPSPLANGRKPEYRLAPRDPAVDVESQILQDIRNRTIRAMCGHENTAHSVWSLSSAQRKTLLQHILVNEKHRFLYCYVPKVACSNWKRVLKVLSGALTDVHVQVKMDHHADLLFLSDFSPEEIRYRLSHYFKFMFVREPMARLLSAYRNKFGEIKAYQHKYGTEIIRRYRKGYAKNNLKVAGDDVTFAEFVRYLLDEDPERMNEHWMPIYNLCQPCAVQYNFIGSYERLESDAAYVLERIGAPQHVQFPERQAWYKPVTKETLHYYLCTVPQKLLRELLPKYILDFSLFGYPLPNITTEYCRH; encoded by the exons ATGCCCGCTTGGAACCCGGAGTGCGGGGCGCGCGGCGCGAGCGGCTCGAGCGGCTCCTCGGTGCTGCGCTTCAGTCCCGCAGTGAGCTCGCGCTCCACGCACCGCCGCCGCCACCGCTCGGCCCTGCTGCCTTCCGTGCTCACGTTCGCCGTGATCGTGGCATCCGGAGGCCTGCTGCTGCTCATCGAGAAGGGATTGCTCAACGGCATGCACACTCCATCGCCTCTGGCGAACGGCAGGAAGCCCGAGTACCGGCTCGCGCCGCGGGATCCAGCTGTGGACGTGGAATCGCAG ATTTTGCAGGATATCCGTAACCGCACAATCAGGGCGATGTGTGGCCATGAGAACACAGCTCACAGCGTGTGGTCTCTCAGCTCGGCGCAGAGGAAAACCCTGCTGCAGCACATCCTGGTGAACGAGAAGCATCGCTTCCTCTACTGCTATGTGCCCAAGGTGGCCTGCTCCAACTGGAAGCGAGTGCTGAAGGTGTTGAGTGGCGCGTTGACTGACGTCCACGTTCAGGTGAAGATGGACCACCACGCCGACCTGCTCTTCCTCTCTGACTTCTCGCCTGAGGAGATCCGCTACCGTTTGAGCCACTACTTCAAGTTCATGTTTGTGCGTGAGCCGATGGCACGCCTGCTCTCTGCTTACCGGAACAAGTTCGGTGAGATCAAGGCCTACCAGCACAAATACGGCACGGAGATTATCCGGCGTTACCGGAAAGGTTATGCAAAGAATAACCTGAAAGTAGCTGGGGACGACGTGACGTTTGCGGAGTTTGTGCGCTACCTGCTGGACGAGGACCCTGAGCGCATGAACGAGCACTGGATGCCCATATACAACCTGTGCCAGCCGTGCGCTGTTCAGTATAACTTTATCGGCTCGTATGAGAGGTTAGAGAGCGACGCGGCATACGTGTTGGAGCGCATCGGTGCGCCACAACACGTGCAATTTCCTGAACGTCAGGCGTGGTATAAACCTGTTACAAAGGAAACGTTGCATTATTATCTATGTACTGTTCCTCAGAAGCTGCTTCGGGAACTTTTGCCAAAGTATATTCTAGACTTTTCTCTTTTTGGTTATCCTCTGCCCAACATCACCACCGAGTACTGTCGACACTAG